A single region of the Paraburkholderia megapolitana genome encodes:
- the ispG gene encoding flavodoxin-dependent (E)-4-hydroxy-3-methylbut-2-enyl-diphosphate synthase: MHSDPLPSSSQICSSEPVFGGHAPRRVSHAVDVRWGGQLVTIGGDAPVRVQSMTNTDTADAIGTAIQIKELAQAGSELVRITVNTPEAAAAVPAVREQLDRMGVSVPLVGDFHYNGHLLLRDYPGCAEALSKYRINPGNVGHGAKRDTQFAQMIEAAARYDKPVRIGVNWGSLDQELLAKMMDENAARAEPWGAQSVMYEALIQSAIGSAERAVELGLSRNRIILSCKVSGVQDLIAVYRELARRCGFALHLGLTEAGMGSKGIVASTAALSVLLQQGIGDTIRISLTPEPGGPRTGEVIVGQEILQTMGLRSFTPMVIACPGCGRTTSTLFQELASQIQTYLRTQMPVWRDQFPGVEKMHVAVMGCIVNGPGESKQANIGISLPGSGENPAAPVFIDGEKVKTLRGERIAEEFQQIVSDYVERTYGRATALN; the protein is encoded by the coding sequence ATGCATTCCGATCCCTTGCCATCCAGCAGCCAGATTTGTTCGTCCGAGCCCGTTTTCGGCGGCCACGCGCCGCGTCGCGTGTCGCATGCGGTCGACGTGCGTTGGGGCGGTCAGCTCGTGACGATCGGCGGCGACGCGCCAGTGCGCGTGCAGTCGATGACCAACACCGATACCGCCGACGCGATCGGCACAGCGATCCAGATCAAGGAGCTGGCACAGGCCGGCTCCGAGCTCGTGCGGATCACTGTCAACACACCCGAAGCCGCAGCCGCGGTGCCCGCTGTGCGCGAGCAACTCGACCGGATGGGCGTGAGCGTGCCGCTCGTCGGCGACTTCCACTACAACGGCCATCTGCTGCTGCGTGACTATCCGGGCTGCGCGGAAGCGCTGTCGAAGTACCGCATTAACCCCGGCAACGTCGGTCACGGTGCGAAGCGCGACACGCAGTTCGCGCAGATGATTGAAGCCGCGGCTCGCTACGACAAACCGGTCCGGATCGGCGTGAACTGGGGCAGTCTCGATCAGGAACTGCTCGCGAAGATGATGGACGAAAACGCCGCGCGCGCTGAACCGTGGGGAGCGCAGAGCGTGATGTACGAAGCGCTGATCCAGTCGGCGATCGGCTCGGCGGAACGGGCGGTCGAACTCGGGCTCAGCCGCAATCGCATCATCCTGTCGTGCAAGGTGAGCGGGGTGCAGGATCTGATCGCGGTGTATCGCGAACTCGCGCGTCGCTGCGGATTTGCGCTGCATCTCGGCTTGACCGAAGCGGGCATGGGTTCGAAGGGCATCGTTGCATCGACGGCGGCGCTATCGGTGCTGCTGCAGCAGGGTATCGGCGACACGATCCGGATTTCGCTGACACCGGAGCCAGGCGGTCCGCGTACCGGTGAAGTGATCGTTGGCCAGGAAATCCTGCAGACCATGGGCCTGCGTTCGTTCACGCCGATGGTGATCGCGTGTCCGGGTTGCGGACGCACGACCAGCACGCTGTTCCAGGAGCTTGCATCGCAGATCCAGACCTATCTGCGTACCCAGATGCCGGTCTGGCGCGACCAGTTCCCGGGCGTCGAGAAGATGCACGTCGCGGTGATGGGTTGCATCGTCAACGGTCCGGGCGAATCGAAGCAGGCGAACATCGGTATCAGCCTGCCGGGTTCCGGTGAGAATCCGGCCGCGCCGGTGTTCATCGACGGCGAGAAGGTCAAGACGCTGCGCGGCGAACGCATCGCAGAAGAATTCCAGCAAATCGTGAGCGACTACGTCGAGCGCACCTATGGTCGCGCAACGGCGCTCAACTAA
- a CDS encoding helix-turn-helix domain-containing protein: MSEPQHPQPQDTETNAGRPAPAVVQPLGSGGLDSLAALGARLTQLRESKGWTIDDVSARLKVAVPKLRALEAGDISHLPDTTFALGVVRSYARMLGADPAPFTQALRREKGVPEPDLSMPASSGRDLPRGKVSLSLGGAPRRRSWLWGIAAIVVAVIALAMWHTNSGESSAWFARLKASANGTAATAGDAASTSATVAQGQTAAADDTASTPDSQSNQANQTNQAASTDAGAVASGTPMPAPLPTAAAPASTVVAPVAQASQPAVAAAPASVATTLTASSPAAAPQEGEAIVAMSVNQDSWFSVRQNDGKELFSGLVHAGETKEVTGAAPFKITVGNKAGLASMTLDGQPVDPAKYSSARGNVARFALP, encoded by the coding sequence ATGAGTGAGCCGCAGCACCCGCAGCCGCAGGACACGGAGACGAACGCAGGCCGCCCCGCACCGGCTGTGGTGCAGCCGCTTGGGTCGGGCGGACTGGATTCGCTGGCGGCGCTGGGAGCGCGATTGACGCAACTGCGCGAATCGAAAGGCTGGACGATCGACGACGTTTCGGCCCGCCTGAAAGTGGCCGTGCCGAAGCTGCGCGCGCTCGAGGCGGGCGACATCAGCCATCTCCCGGATACGACATTTGCACTCGGCGTGGTGCGCAGCTATGCGCGTATGCTCGGTGCCGATCCCGCGCCGTTCACACAGGCGCTGCGCCGCGAAAAAGGCGTGCCCGAACCGGATCTGTCGATGCCGGCTTCGTCGGGACGCGATTTGCCGCGCGGCAAGGTTTCGCTGTCGCTGGGTGGAGCGCCGCGGCGTCGTTCGTGGCTGTGGGGAATTGCCGCAATCGTCGTCGCGGTGATCGCGCTGGCCATGTGGCATACGAACAGCGGCGAGTCGTCCGCGTGGTTCGCGCGCCTGAAGGCGAGCGCGAACGGCACCGCTGCTACGGCGGGCGATGCGGCGAGCACATCCGCTACGGTCGCGCAGGGCCAGACGGCCGCAGCCGACGATACGGCGAGTACGCCGGATAGTCAGAGCAATCAGGCCAACCAGACTAATCAGGCCGCGTCCACCGATGCAGGTGCCGTCGCATCAGGAACCCCGATGCCGGCCCCGTTGCCGACTGCCGCGGCACCGGCATCGACGGTTGTTGCCCCGGTGGCGCAGGCCAGCCAGCCGGCGGTCGCCGCCGCACCGGCGAGCGTCGCTACCACGCTGACTGCCAGCTCACCCGCCGCTGCGCCTCAGGAAGGCGAAGCGATCGTCGCGATGAGCGTCAACCAGGACAGCTGGTTCAGCGTGCGCCAGAACGACGGCAAGGAATTGTTCTCCGGCCTCGTTCACGCGGGAGAAACGAAGGAAGTCACCGGCGCAGCGCCGTTCAAGATCACGGTGGGCAACAAGGCAGGGCTCGCGTCGATGACGCTCGACGGCCAGCCGGTCGATCCCGCCAAGTATTCGTCGGCCCGAGGCAATGTGGCGCGCTTTGCGTTGCCTTGA
- the rlmN gene encoding 23S rRNA (adenine(2503)-C(2))-methyltransferase RlmN, translating into MTSTTVNLLDLDAEGLVAYCDSLGEKPFRAKQLQRWIHQYNAADFDGMTDLAKSLREKLKGRATLAMPDIVSDHISADGTRKWLIDVGNGNAVETVFIPEETRGTLCVSSQAGCAVNCRFCSTGKQGFSRNLTTGEIVGQLRMAEFALRAARGTAIGRAAGGDGKGERAVTNVVMMGMGEPLLNYDAVVPAMRLMLDDNAYGLSRRRVTLSTSGVVPMMDRLGADLPVALAVSLHAPTDSLRDMLVPLNKKYPLRELMAACERYLKVAPRDFITFEYCMLDGVNDSEAQARELLAVTRNVPCKFNLIPFNPFPESGLFRSKSEQIKRFAQVLMDAGVVTTVRKTRGDDIDAACGQLAGAVQDRTRLAERTGKAAKVIEVRAV; encoded by the coding sequence ATGACGAGCACAACCGTCAACCTTCTCGATCTCGACGCCGAGGGGCTCGTCGCCTATTGCGACAGCCTCGGCGAGAAGCCGTTTCGCGCCAAGCAGTTGCAGCGCTGGATCCACCAGTACAATGCGGCGGACTTCGACGGCATGACCGATCTCGCGAAGTCCCTGCGCGAAAAGCTGAAAGGGCGCGCGACCCTCGCGATGCCCGATATCGTCAGCGACCATATCTCTGCCGACGGCACCCGCAAGTGGCTGATCGACGTCGGCAACGGCAATGCCGTCGAAACCGTTTTCATTCCTGAAGAAACCCGCGGCACGCTGTGCGTGTCGTCGCAGGCGGGCTGCGCGGTCAATTGCCGCTTCTGCTCGACCGGCAAGCAGGGTTTTTCACGCAATCTCACTACCGGCGAAATCGTTGGCCAGTTGCGCATGGCCGAGTTCGCGCTGCGCGCCGCACGCGGCACCGCGATTGGCCGCGCGGCCGGCGGTGACGGCAAGGGCGAACGGGCAGTCACCAATGTGGTGATGATGGGCATGGGCGAGCCGCTTCTGAATTACGACGCGGTTGTGCCCGCCATGCGCCTGATGCTCGACGACAACGCGTACGGCCTGTCGCGTCGGCGTGTGACGCTGTCGACCTCGGGAGTGGTCCCGATGATGGACCGGCTCGGCGCCGATCTGCCGGTCGCGCTTGCAGTATCGCTGCACGCGCCTACAGATTCACTGCGCGACATGCTGGTGCCGCTGAACAAAAAGTATCCGCTGCGCGAGTTGATGGCAGCATGCGAGCGCTATCTGAAGGTAGCGCCGCGAGATTTCATTACGTTCGAATATTGCATGCTCGATGGTGTGAACGACAGCGAGGCGCAGGCGCGCGAACTGCTGGCCGTGACGCGCAACGTGCCGTGCAAGTTCAACCTGATCCCGTTCAACCCGTTCCCGGAATCCGGGTTGTTCCGCTCGAAGTCCGAACAGATCAAGCGGTTTGCGCAGGTGCTAATGGACGCGGGTGTCGTAACCACGGTGCGCAAGACGCGCGGTGACGACATCGACGCGGCCTGTGGCCAGCTGGCCGGAGCGGTCCAGGACCGCACGCGGCTCGCCGAGCGCACCGGGAAGGCGGCGAAAGTCATCGAAGTACGGGCTGTGTAG
- the ndk gene encoding nucleoside-diphosphate kinase: MALERTLSIIKPDAVAKNVIGQIYSRFENAGLKVIAARMVHLSRADAEKFYAVHAARPFFKDLVEFMISGPVMVQVLEGDDAILKNRQLMGATDPKKAEKGTIRADFADSIDANAVHGSDAAETARDEVAFFFPAVNVYSH; this comes from the coding sequence ATGGCGCTCGAACGCACTTTGTCGATTATCAAGCCGGACGCAGTGGCAAAGAACGTGATTGGCCAGATCTACAGCCGTTTTGAAAACGCTGGTCTGAAGGTCATCGCTGCCCGCATGGTGCATCTGTCGCGTGCCGATGCCGAGAAGTTTTACGCCGTTCATGCCGCTCGCCCGTTCTTCAAGGACCTCGTCGAGTTCATGATCTCCGGTCCGGTGATGGTGCAGGTTCTGGAAGGCGACGACGCCATCCTGAAGAATCGTCAGCTGATGGGCGCAACCGACCCGAAGAAGGCAGAAAAAGGCACGATTCGTGCTGATTTCGCCGACAGCATCGACGCAAACGCGGTTCACGGCTCGGACGCAGCCGAAACGGCACGCGACGAAGTGGCGTTCTTCTTCCCGGCAGTCAACGTTTATTCGCACTGA
- a CDS encoding Bax inhibitor-1/YccA family protein yields the protein MNTPYNFGRGGTVSTVETRNRVLRNTYWLLALSMVPTVLGAWVGVATGFTLFAATSPAMSMLAFFAIAFGFMFAIQRTKDSAVGVFVLLGFTFFMGLMLSRILSFVLHFSNGPSLIMLAFGGTGVIFAAMATVATVSKRDFSGLGKWLFMGVLVIVLASVANMFLQLPALMLTVSVLAIVIFSAYMLVDVQRVVNGGETNYITATLAIYLDLYNVFVNLLALLGIFGGNRN from the coding sequence ATGAACACCCCTTATAACTTCGGCCGTGGCGGCACCGTCAGCACGGTCGAAACCCGCAACCGCGTACTGCGCAATACCTATTGGCTGCTCGCGCTGTCGATGGTGCCGACAGTACTGGGCGCGTGGGTGGGCGTCGCGACCGGTTTCACGCTGTTCGCCGCCACCAGCCCGGCAATGAGCATGCTGGCGTTTTTCGCCATTGCTTTCGGCTTCATGTTCGCGATCCAGCGCACCAAAGACAGCGCCGTCGGCGTGTTCGTGCTGCTCGGCTTCACGTTCTTCATGGGCCTGATGCTGTCGCGCATACTGAGCTTCGTGCTCCACTTTTCGAACGGTCCGTCGCTGATCATGCTCGCGTTTGGTGGCACCGGTGTGATCTTCGCCGCGATGGCGACGGTCGCCACGGTCAGCAAGCGTGACTTCTCGGGCCTCGGCAAGTGGCTGTTCATGGGCGTGCTCGTAATCGTGCTGGCCTCGGTCGCCAACATGTTTCTGCAATTGCCGGCGCTGATGCTGACGGTTTCGGTGCTCGCCATCGTGATCTTCTCGGCGTACATGCTGGTCGACGTGCAGCGCGTCGTGAACGGCGGCGAGACGAACTACATCACGGCAACGCTGGCGATCTACCTGGATCTGTACAACGTGTTCGTGAACCTGCTGGCGCTGCTTGGTATCTTCGGCGGCAACCGTAACTAA
- a CDS encoding MBL fold metallo-hydrolase, with protein MRFASLGSGSEGNALLVEAQDGATTTRVLLDCGFSAKEVERRLARIGANVEALDAILITHEHSDHIGSALTLARKWSIPLYMSWGTARAVGADDADVDLRVLWGDETVAIGDLAVLPYTVPHDAREPLQFVLSDGAGRLGVLTDVGTSTPHISEVLSGCDALVLECNHDLAMLAASRYPASLKARIGGAHGHLNNDAAAEILASLDRSRLRHLIAAHLSQQNNLPELAQAAMAAVLGTAATEVIVASQGEGFSWLSL; from the coding sequence ATGCGGTTCGCGAGCCTCGGCAGCGGCAGTGAAGGCAATGCGCTGCTCGTCGAAGCGCAGGATGGGGCGACGACGACGCGGGTGCTGCTCGATTGCGGTTTTTCGGCGAAGGAAGTCGAGCGGCGGCTCGCGCGCATCGGCGCGAACGTCGAGGCGCTCGACGCCATCCTGATCACGCATGAACATAGCGACCACATCGGCAGTGCGCTGACGCTGGCCCGCAAGTGGTCGATTCCGCTGTACATGAGCTGGGGCACGGCCCGCGCAGTCGGTGCCGACGATGCCGACGTCGACCTGCGGGTGCTGTGGGGCGATGAGACAGTGGCGATCGGCGATCTTGCCGTACTGCCCTACACCGTGCCGCACGATGCCCGCGAGCCGTTGCAGTTCGTGCTGTCGGACGGAGCGGGGCGGCTCGGCGTACTGACCGACGTCGGCACGTCGACGCCGCATATCAGCGAGGTGCTGAGCGGTTGCGATGCACTGGTGCTCGAGTGCAATCACGATCTCGCGATGCTGGCGGCAAGCCGCTATCCGGCGTCGCTGAAAGCGCGCATCGGCGGTGCGCATGGGCACCTCAACAACGATGCCGCTGCGGAAATCCTTGCGTCGCTGGACCGGTCCCGGCTGCGACATCTGATCGCTGCTCACTTGAGCCAGCAGAACAATCTGCCCGAGCTCGCGCAGGCCGCGATGGCTGCCGTTCTGGGAACCGCTGCTACCGAAGTGATCGTCGCGTCGCAGGGGGAAGGGTTTTCGTGGCTGAGCCTGTAG